The following coding sequences are from one Novosphingobium sp. KACC 22771 window:
- a CDS encoding DUF1826 domain-containing protein — protein MSVAAALAPSRSGFAVQQADCSVLTAAATPDVHLALWWRSVPNGLDWIAELDWDGIEDLDFVSPVADLDDEIAQGLAEAGYPTDGRALVLAREIADLARHFATIFDLTAVKLRLEVIDTDACRKFHADTVIARLLTAFFGQGTQWILAAQGHDALINQMRTGDVGIFKGRLSVDEPAILHRSPPIAGSGETRLLLAIDPA, from the coding sequence GTGAGCGTGGCGGCGGCGCTCGCCCCATCCCGTTCCGGCTTTGCGGTGCAACAGGCCGATTGTTCGGTCCTGACCGCAGCGGCAACACCCGATGTCCATCTGGCCCTCTGGTGGCGGTCGGTACCGAATGGACTGGACTGGATTGCGGAACTGGACTGGGACGGAATCGAGGATCTCGATTTCGTAAGCCCGGTCGCCGACCTTGATGACGAGATCGCGCAGGGGTTGGCCGAGGCAGGCTATCCAACCGATGGGCGTGCTTTAGTGCTTGCTCGCGAAATCGCCGATCTGGCACGGCATTTCGCCACGATCTTTGATTTGACAGCGGTGAAGTTACGGCTCGAAGTGATCGACACCGATGCCTGTCGTAAATTCCATGCCGACACTGTCATCGCCCGCCTGCTCACCGCATTTTTTGGCCAGGGCACGCAATGGATACTTGCCGCTCAAGGCCACGATGCCTTGATCAACCAGATGCGCACCGGCGATGTGGGCATCTTCAAGGGGAGGCTGTCGGTCGATGAACCGGCGATTCTCCACCGCTCGCCGCCAATCGCCGGCAGCGGGGAAACCCGTCTGTT